In Aspergillus nidulans FGSC A4 chromosome II, a single window of DNA contains:
- a CDS encoding uncharacterized protein (transcript_id=CADANIAT00004129), with the protein MRTTVLSQALALAGMANLATASDDAATTSIAYFHPEVYDAVRLGILSYSGTAASVVSADATATTLAIGCLESAPSSSCLIDPKNPQTMIQGDSTWSWKGQYTSLDWHPPVTATVDYGCTYTSQSIDASCSFSYSAYGSSDGLAFSQHFDTAVSLRPTWVSSAEMLVTAGVDKLGATATATATETGTKTESEESQATETESGAAAGGPGPFGAMVTAAPVLVLGVAAML; encoded by the coding sequence ATGCGCACCACAGTTCTTTCCCAAGCCCTCGCCCTGGCAGGCATGGCCAACCTAGCCACAGCAAGCGACGACGCAGCTACCACATCGATTGCCTACTTCCACCCCGAAGTCTATGATGCCGTGCGCCTGGGTATCCTCTCGTATAGCGGCACCGCCGCCAGCGTCGTTTCCGCCGATGCCACAGCGACAACCCTCGCCATCGGCTGTCTCGAGTCGGCACCGTCCTCATCGTGCCTCATCGACCCGAAGAATCCGCAGACCATGATCCAGGGTGACTCAACCTGGAGCTGGAAAGGGCAGTACACGAGTCTGGACTGGCATCCCCCTGTAACGGCGACGGTGGACTACGGGTGCACATATACCTCGCAATCGATCGATGCAAGTTGCTCCTTCAGCTATAGTGCCTATGGCTCGAGTGATGGGCTGGCGTTCTCGCAGCATTTTGATACGGCGGTCAGCCTGAGGCCGACTTGGGTGTCCAGCGCAGAGATGCTTGTCACGGCAGGCGTAGATAAGTTGGGTGCAACTGCAACTGCAACTGCGACAGAGACAGGGACAAAGACTGAGAGTGAAGAGTCTCAGGCCACGGAGACAGAGTCAGGTGCTGCGGCAGGAGGTCCTGGGCCTTTTGGCGCGATGGTTACAGCTGCcccggtgctggtgctgggagtTGCCGCTATGCTGTAG
- a CDS encoding uncharacterized protein (transcript_id=CADANIAT00004128), with translation MRISMSGDSVNFNCRPESPSLFTTSQFEEIIYYMSSNRYLHLITVLFLFASVLCQDIDGSDDDFPNGGPPASYFRAAPTMPVAALQSAASRLGRTSHGGSFRVSSDSGERSSIYSDWALFNEGAAVVWTADMDVDCDGIDYGCKGNADGRPETSWGALSAYEVPFIVIPEEYLDKHEAGLPGNNIAAVICNGNMFYGILGDTNGDSPEVTGEASWLMARTCFPTEGLNGARGHNDPDVTCIFLLQSPEALALTAKLDIVFLGEDAVLPASAMNDKYITDFDTLRAMGDELVNALVSNIGLGSGDRARTRTRFRHPLFKAVDAATGTRGTASILNARSWNTTSGLSQSSNSSCTPASGNSTTPCKANASTPATSFPNVSPPSTAKPPTQAASNTATPAVGSTPSASLHAGAASPSVASPSSAATSAAATSNAPSPPTPTPSCSWPDHCLGAPCFTLDDCSNDLVCVNGLCAVDRDVASLSTSSPTGTPAVRRWITAVRGLGFDD, from the exons ATGCGCATATCAATGAGTGGAGATTCTGTGAATTTCAACTGCCGGCCAGAATCTCCGTCCCTTTTCACCACCTCGCAATTTGAAGAAATTATCTACTACATGTCTTCAAACAGGTATTTACACCTTATCACGgttctttttctcttcgcATCAGTGCTATGTCAAGATATTGACGGCTCTGACGACGACTTTCCTAATGGGGGTCCTCCGGCGAGCTATTTCCGCGCTGCCCCTACAATGCCCGTCGCTGCGCTCCAGTCGGCTGCCTCTCGTTTAGGGAGGACCTCCCACGGAGGCTCGTTTCGGGTTAGCTCTGACTCTGGAGAGAGATCCTCTATCTATAGTGATTGGGCATTGTTTAATGAG GGCGCGGCGGTTGTCTGGACGGCGGACATGGACGTTGACTGCGATGGAATTGACTATGGGTGCAAG GGCAACGCCGATGGGCGTCCTGAGACAAGCTGGGGTGCTCTGTCGGCGTACGAG GTCCCTTTTATTGTCATCCCAGAGGAGTACCTCGACAAGCACGAGGCCGGTCTCCCCGGCAATAACATCGCAGCCGTTATCTG CAATGGAAACATGTTCTACGGCATCCTCGGCGACACAAATGGTGACAGCCCCGAGGTTACAGGCGAAGCTTCATGGCTAATGGCTCGGACTTGCTTTCCGACTGAGGGTCTGAACGGGGCTAGAGGTCATAATGACCCAGATGTTACTTGtattttcctcctccagtcACCTGAGGCGTTAGCTCTGACAGCCAAACTAGATATTGTCTTCCTTGGTGAGGACGCCGTGTTGCCCGCCAGTGCTATGAATGACAAGTATATCACGGACTTCGACACTCTAAGGGCAATGGGAGATGAGCTCGTCAATGCTCTAGTCAGCAATATCGGACTGGGTTCTGGCGATCGGGCGCGGACTCGGACACGATTCCGTCATCCTTTATTTAAAGCCGTTGATGCTGCTACGGGTACCCGAGGAACTGCTTCCATTCTCAATGCGCGTTCTTGGAACACAACATCCGGACTCTCTCAGTCCAGTAATTCCTCATGCACTCCCGCCTCAGGAAATTCTACGACTCCATGTAAAGCCAATGCCTCTACTCCAGCCACTTCGTTTCCCAATGTCTCGCCTCCAAGTACCGCCAAGCCTCCTACACAAGCCGCTTCGAATACTGCTACACCCGCTGTTGGTTCTACTCCCAGTGCTTCCCTGCATGCAGGTGCTGCTTCTCCGAGTGTCGCCTCTCCTTCCAGTGCCGCTACTAGCGCTGCAGCTACTTCAAACGCCCCATCACCCCCGACACCAACCCCCAGCTGTTCTTGGCCCGATCACTGCTTGG GTGCTCCATGTTTTACTCTCGACGACTGTTCCAACGACCTCGTCTGTGTGAACGGGTTGTGCGCTGTCGACCGAGATGTGGCCTCTCTGTCTACCTCGTCGCCGACTGGGACACCTGCTGTCAGGAGATGGATCACGGCTGTTCGAGGCTTGGGATTTGATGATTAG